One part of the Thermodesulfobacterium commune DSM 2178 genome encodes these proteins:
- a CDS encoding NAD+ synthase — MDKLNIALIQINPTLGNFDYNLNKVLEVWRQVDGHSHIVIFPEFALSGFFPADLFFETDFLVNLKQTIQRLVKASENFNSTIIIGTPYFDRGLFNSALIVKKGTILAGYHKRCLDEAFNEGRYFQPGVKPLVINFNTFKIGVSIGWDCWKENGWFHFYNQMDVDLLINLGAFPYYQGSFKEREKVCQVLAQRFNAYVACVNLIGGQERWVFDGRSFVVDPYEETVTLLSGFEEDFCILSIDYDTILRKKLSNVQLKKEEPCEYCFFDEVFLEDRRRLLSFKGKIEAKFSEEEEVYKALVLALRDYVEKSGFKKVVLGLSGGIDSSLVACIAVDALGQDRVVGVFMPSPFTSKESKEDAMQLAQNLGIEFLEYPIDEVFEIFRKTFGYPEFDVADENLQARLRANILFYLSNKRGYLVLCTSNKSEAAVGYGTLYGDIAGGFAPIVDVYKTMVYRLAKYRNSLKPDIPERVLLKVPSAELRPGQTDYEVLPTYEILDQILELYLEKKASVNSIIEKGFEKSVVEKVLSMVKKAEFKRKQAPFGPKVTKTSMVADRIYPVF; from the coding sequence ATGGATAAACTAAACATAGCGTTGATTCAAATAAACCCAACTTTAGGAAATTTTGATTACAACCTAAACAAAGTTTTAGAAGTTTGGAGGCAAGTTGACGGGCATTCTCACATAGTAATTTTTCCAGAATTTGCCCTTTCTGGTTTTTTCCCAGCAGACCTTTTTTTCGAAACAGATTTTTTAGTAAACTTAAAACAAACCATACAAAGGTTGGTAAAAGCTTCAGAAAACTTCAATTCCACCATTATTATAGGTACTCCTTACTTTGACCGAGGACTGTTTAACAGTGCTTTAATAGTAAAAAAAGGGACCATATTAGCAGGATATCATAAACGCTGTTTAGATGAGGCCTTTAATGAAGGAAGGTATTTTCAGCCAGGGGTTAAACCCCTGGTCATAAACTTTAATACATTTAAGATAGGAGTTAGCATAGGTTGGGATTGCTGGAAAGAAAACGGATGGTTTCATTTTTACAACCAAATGGATGTGGACCTCTTGATAAACTTAGGGGCTTTTCCTTATTATCAAGGCTCTTTTAAAGAAAGAGAAAAGGTATGTCAAGTTTTAGCTCAGAGATTTAACGCCTATGTAGCTTGTGTAAATCTAATAGGTGGACAAGAACGTTGGGTTTTTGACGGAAGAAGTTTTGTAGTAGACCCTTACGAAGAAACAGTAACCCTTCTTTCTGGATTTGAAGAAGATTTTTGCATTTTATCAATAGATTATGACACAATCTTGAGAAAAAAACTGTCTAATGTTCAACTAAAAAAAGAAGAACCTTGTGAGTATTGCTTTTTTGATGAGGTTTTTCTGGAAGACAGAAGAAGGCTCTTGAGTTTTAAAGGAAAAATAGAGGCTAAGTTTTCTGAAGAAGAGGAAGTTTATAAAGCTTTAGTTTTAGCTTTGAGAGATTATGTAGAAAAAAGTGGTTTCAAAAAGGTTGTTTTAGGACTTTCTGGAGGGATTGATTCTTCTCTAGTAGCTTGTATAGCCGTTGATGCCTTAGGTCAAGATAGAGTGGTTGGAGTTTTTATGCCTTCCCCCTTTACCTCTAAAGAAAGTAAAGAAGACGCTATGCAATTGGCTCAGAATTTAGGCATAGAGTTTTTAGAGTATCCTATAGATGAGGTTTTTGAAATTTTTAGAAAAACTTTTGGTTATCCTGAGTTTGACGTGGCAGACGAAAATCTTCAAGCTCGTTTGCGAGCTAATATTTTATTTTATCTTTCTAACAAAAGAGGATATTTAGTTCTTTGTACCTCAAACAAAAGCGAGGCAGCGGTTGGATATGGGACCCTTTATGGAGATATAGCCGGAGGGTTTGCTCCGATAGTAGACGTTTATAAGACTATGGTTTACAGGCTTGCTAAATACAGAAACAGTTTGAAACCTGACATTCCAGAAAGGGTTTTGTTAAAAGTCCCTTCTGCGGAACTACGTCCAGGCCAAACTGACTATGAAGTTTTACCAACTTATGAAATCCTTGATCAAATTTTAGAGCTCTATCTTGAAAAAAAAGCTTCCGTTAACTCTATCATAGAAAAAGGTTTTGAAAAATCAGTGGTAGAAAAGGTTTTATCCATGGTTAAAAAGGCAGAGTTTAAACGGAAACAAGCTCCTTTTGGTCCTAAGGTTACCAAAACTTCTATGGTTGCAGACAGAATTTATCCAGTGTTTTAA
- a CDS encoding curli production assembly/transport component CsgF: protein MKSKNLFLILTVLFLYPSLCFSSELVFEFTNPSFGGNPLYGSFYLEQAKMQNKFKEDYDFESPSLLKEFENVLQSQIIYNLASRIVAQAFGEDEGGSQIQPGTYLMGKFEITVSYVTGGIQLTVTDLSTGQTTQLVVPQFTGP from the coding sequence ATGAAAAGTAAGAATTTATTTTTAATTTTAACAGTTTTATTTTTATATCCATCTTTATGTTTTTCTAGTGAGCTTGTTTTTGAATTTACCAATCCATCTTTTGGAGGAAACCCTCTTTATGGGTCTTTTTATCTTGAGCAAGCAAAAATGCAAAACAAGTTTAAAGAGGATTATGACTTTGAAAGCCCAAGCTTATTAAAAGAGTTTGAAAATGTTCTTCAATCACAAATCATTTACAATTTAGCTTCTCGTATAGTCGCACAGGCTTTTGGGGAAGATGAAGGAGGTTCTCAGATACAGCCTGGAACTTATCTCATGGGTAAGTTTGAAATTACTGTAAGTTATGTTACAGGTGGAATTCAACTTACAGTAACAGACCTTAGCACAGGACAAACAACTCAACTTGTAGTTCCGCAGTTTACAGGTCCATAA
- a CDS encoding glutamine synthetase family protein, protein MLFDKPRDKKDVQELIKQHNVKFVSLWFTDILGQLKSFTVAVEELEAAFEEGMGFDGSSIHGFARIDESDMIAIPDPSTFALLPWTSPEKTTARMFCDIYEPGGTPYKGDPRYILKLNLEKAAKLGYTFYIGPELEFFYFKSDKYPEPLDEAGYFDYSLDAAENIRRDTILTLEKMGIKVEYSHHEVAPSQHEIDLRYAEALTMADIVMTYRVVVKEIAKRYGVYATFMPKPLFGKCGSGMHTHQSLFVGDKNAFFDPKDPFYLSDVAKHYTAGLLKHIKEITLVLNQWVNSYKRLVPGYEAPVYICWARRNRSALIRIPLYKPGKEKATRIELRSPDPACNPYLAFACMLNAGLKGIKEKYELPPPVEVDVYHLDPEERAALGIDNLPGSLIEAIEYAEKSELLRETLGEHTFYNLIESKKKEWDEYRIQVFPYELEKYLPIL, encoded by the coding sequence ATGTTATTCGATAAACCCAGGGATAAAAAGGATGTTCAAGAGCTTATTAAACAACACAACGTTAAGTTTGTTAGTCTATGGTTTACAGACATTTTAGGTCAGCTAAAAAGTTTTACGGTTGCAGTAGAAGAGTTAGAAGCAGCCTTTGAAGAGGGTATGGGGTTTGATGGTTCTTCCATTCATGGTTTTGCAAGGATTGATGAATCAGACATGATAGCTATACCTGACCCTTCAACTTTTGCCCTTTTACCTTGGACTTCTCCTGAGAAAACCACTGCCAGAATGTTTTGTGATATTTATGAGCCAGGTGGTACTCCATATAAAGGTGACCCAAGATATATATTAAAATTGAACCTTGAAAAAGCCGCCAAACTTGGTTACACCTTTTACATTGGTCCTGAGCTTGAGTTTTTTTATTTCAAGTCAGATAAATATCCTGAGCCTTTAGATGAGGCAGGTTATTTTGACTATTCTTTAGATGCTGCTGAAAACATTAGAAGAGATACTATTCTTACTTTAGAAAAGATGGGTATAAAGGTTGAATATTCCCATCATGAAGTAGCTCCTTCTCAACATGAAATCGATTTAAGATATGCAGAAGCCTTGACGATGGCAGACATAGTTATGACCTATAGGGTAGTGGTTAAGGAAATAGCTAAAAGATATGGTGTCTATGCAACCTTTATGCCCAAACCTCTTTTCGGAAAATGTGGAAGTGGAATGCATACTCATCAATCTCTTTTTGTAGGTGATAAAAATGCCTTTTTTGATCCTAAAGATCCTTTTTATTTGTCTGATGTGGCCAAACATTATACCGCAGGTCTTTTAAAACATATAAAAGAGATAACCTTAGTGCTTAACCAGTGGGTAAATTCTTATAAAAGGCTTGTGCCTGGTTATGAGGCACCTGTTTACATCTGTTGGGCAAGAAGAAATCGGTCCGCACTTATAAGGATACCACTTTACAAACCAGGGAAGGAAAAAGCCACCAGGATTGAGCTTAGGTCTCCTGACCCTGCCTGTAATCCTTATCTGGCATTCGCTTGTATGTTAAATGCAGGTCTAAAAGGAATTAAAGAAAAATATGAATTACCTCCACCAGTAGAGGTTGATGTATATCACTTAGACCCGGAGGAAAGAGCGGCTTTAGGAATAGATAATCTGCCAGGAAGTTTAATAGAAGCTATAGAATATGCTGAAAAAAGTGAGCTTCTTAGGGAGACCTTGGGAGAACATACTTTTTATAATCTTATAGAAAGCAAAAAGAAGGAATGGGATGAATATAGAATACAGGTGTTTCCTTATGAGTTAGAGAAGTATTTACCTATCCTTTAG
- a CDS encoding FMN-binding glutamate synthase family protein, producing the protein MSVYPGQPNASSATGTRNRVSDPAPYSGICSVCLDGCPGFCEVGKSSFRGREILYPQPFGKVTAGATKKYPVDYSHLNIQGTCVGAVGIEPDPDKATFPAVNTEREIGRNYKIKLRIPIFTGALGSTDIAKNNWNELAIGAAISGIMVVIGENVVGMDPDAEFKNGKVIKSPELERRVKAFKDWYEGYGEVILQQNIEDSRLGSAEYAIEKLGVNCIEIKWGQGAKDIGGEVKLKTLERALELKKRGYIVVPDPEDPVIQEAFKKGEIKEFERHSRLGMVDYDDFMKTVEYYRKVGAKFISLKTGAYRVTDLARALRFASDAGIDLVTIDGAGGGTGMSPWRMMNEWGIPTIYLQSIAYNFAKELAARGKYVPDLAIAGGFSLEDHIFKALALGAPFFKAVCMGRALMIPAFVGKNIANWYKEGKLPPEIKKYGESLEQIFINTEVLKNKYGKDFEKIPWGAVAMYTFVERLTIGLKQLMAGARKFSIEYLDRNDLVALTKEAAEVTGIPYVMEADMEKAYEILLG; encoded by the coding sequence ATGAGCGTTTATCCAGGTCAACCTAATGCTAGTTCTGCTACAGGTACCCGTAATAGGGTTTCTGACCCGGCACCATACTCTGGTATTTGTTCTGTTTGTTTAGACGGATGTCCGGGCTTTTGTGAAGTAGGCAAGTCCTCTTTTAGAGGAAGAGAGATTCTCTATCCTCAACCTTTTGGAAAAGTTACTGCAGGTGCTACCAAAAAATATCCTGTAGATTACTCTCATCTTAACATTCAAGGTACTTGTGTGGGGGCTGTTGGTATTGAGCCAGACCCGGATAAAGCTACGTTTCCTGCGGTTAATACAGAAAGAGAAATAGGTAGAAATTACAAAATCAAACTTCGTATTCCTATTTTTACCGGAGCTTTAGGTTCTACTGATATAGCTAAAAACAACTGGAATGAATTAGCCATCGGTGCTGCTATTTCTGGTATTATGGTAGTCATTGGAGAAAACGTGGTAGGTATGGACCCAGATGCCGAGTTTAAAAACGGCAAGGTTATCAAATCCCCAGAGCTTGAAAGAAGGGTTAAGGCTTTCAAAGATTGGTATGAAGGTTATGGAGAGGTTATTTTACAACAGAACATAGAGGATTCGAGACTTGGTTCTGCTGAGTATGCCATAGAAAAGTTAGGGGTTAACTGCATTGAAATAAAGTGGGGACAGGGAGCTAAAGACATCGGAGGAGAGGTTAAGCTAAAAACCTTGGAAAGAGCTTTAGAGCTTAAGAAAAGAGGTTATATCGTTGTTCCTGACCCAGAAGATCCTGTTATTCAGGAAGCGTTTAAAAAAGGTGAAATAAAAGAATTTGAAAGACATTCAAGGCTCGGTATGGTAGATTATGATGATTTTATGAAAACTGTAGAATATTACAGAAAGGTTGGTGCTAAGTTTATTTCTTTAAAAACAGGTGCCTATAGGGTTACTGACCTTGCCAGGGCTTTAAGATTTGCTTCTGATGCTGGGATTGACCTTGTGACCATAGACGGAGCTGGTGGTGGTACCGGTATGAGCCCATGGAGGATGATGAACGAATGGGGTATTCCTACTATTTACTTACAGTCTATAGCTTACAACTTTGCTAAAGAACTTGCAGCCAGAGGAAAATATGTGCCTGATTTAGCGATAGCAGGTGGTTTCTCTTTAGAAGATCATATTTTTAAAGCCTTGGCTCTTGGAGCTCCTTTCTTTAAAGCAGTTTGTATGGGAAGGGCTTTAATGATCCCAGCCTTTGTGGGTAAAAACATCGCCAACTGGTATAAAGAAGGAAAACTTCCTCCTGAAATTAAAAAGTATGGTGAGTCCTTAGAACAGATTTTTATCAACACAGAGGTGCTTAAAAACAAATATGGAAAAGATTTTGAAAAAATACCTTGGGGCGCTGTAGCCATGTATACTTTCGTAGAAAGGCTTACCATCGGATTGAAACAGCTTATGGCTGGAGCGAGAAAATTCTCTATCGAATATCTTGACAGAAACGATTTGGTAGCCCTTACCAAAGAAGCTGCCGAGGTTACTGGTATTCCCTATGTGATGGAAGCAGATATGGAAAAAGCTTATGAAATTCTTTTAGGATAG
- a CDS encoding helix-turn-helix transcriptional regulator codes for MIEVLLNFKNNLVTQAFYNLLKNLEDFIPCIAEEKICKDPEIILTDFFSLNSEILSNYPKAKVVLVDTGIKPNLLLRAMVQHKLSGIIALYTDLELFKKALKVIKKGEIWIDNKYLKQLVNNLENLKEKRLPLTPKEKEIISLVCKGLSNKQIADKLNISEQTVKAHLNRIFRKLNVQSRTQLVSIFLEINHF; via the coding sequence TTGATAGAAGTACTGCTTAATTTCAAAAACAACCTTGTTACTCAAGCTTTTTACAATCTTTTAAAAAATTTAGAAGATTTCATTCCTTGCATAGCTGAGGAAAAAATTTGTAAAGATCCAGAAATTATTTTAACTGATTTTTTTAGTTTAAATTCAGAAATTTTATCAAATTATCCAAAAGCTAAAGTTGTTCTTGTAGATACAGGAATAAAGCCTAATCTTTTACTAAGAGCTATGGTTCAACATAAATTATCAGGAATAATAGCCCTTTATACGGATCTTGAGCTTTTTAAAAAAGCTTTAAAAGTTATAAAAAAGGGAGAAATATGGATTGATAATAAATACTTAAAACAATTAGTTAATAATCTCGAAAACTTAAAAGAGAAAAGACTTCCTCTTACTCCTAAGGAAAAAGAAATAATTTCTTTAGTTTGTAAAGGACTTTCTAATAAACAAATAGCAGACAAATTAAACATAAGTGAACAAACTGTAAAAGCTCATCTAAATAGAATTTTCCGAAAACTTAATGTACAAAGCAGAACTCAGTTAGTCAGTATTTTCCTTGAAATTAACCATTTTTAA
- a CDS encoding CsgG/HfaB family protein, whose protein sequence is MNFFKKGLKFIFVAILIVALTSCAGSLPKTLSQEAVSGPEYITSIHEDLISLPKPKQKVPVAVYKFRDQTGQYKPPTGSTNFSTAVTQGATSILIKALEDSGWFLPVEREGLANLLQERRIILQMRDIYLNDNEKKTIEPLPPLLYAGVLFEGGIIGYDTNITSGGIGAKYFGLGGAVEYRVDRVTIYLRAVSVKTGTVLKTVQATKVILSKEITAGIFRYVRLNRLLEAEAGIAANEPVEMAVQEAIEKAVYDMIIEGYKIGLWEPENQEEFKKRLEKYHAQLQKIKERTNENVLE, encoded by the coding sequence ATGAATTTTTTTAAAAAAGGTCTAAAATTTATATTTGTTGCAATTTTAATTGTAGCTTTAACAAGTTGTGCAGGGAGTTTACCCAAAACTCTTTCTCAAGAAGCTGTAAGTGGACCTGAATACATTACTTCTATCCATGAAGATTTAATTTCACTACCTAAACCTAAACAAAAAGTCCCTGTAGCAGTTTATAAATTTCGTGATCAAACAGGACAATATAAACCACCTACCGGATCTACTAACTTTTCAACAGCTGTCACTCAGGGAGCAACTTCAATTTTAATTAAAGCTCTGGAAGATAGCGGATGGTTTTTACCTGTAGAAAGAGAAGGGTTAGCAAACCTTCTTCAAGAAAGAAGAATTATTCTTCAAATGAGAGATATTTACTTAAACGATAATGAGAAAAAAACTATCGAACCTCTCCCGCCCCTTCTTTATGCAGGAGTTCTTTTTGAGGGAGGAATAATCGGATATGACACAAACATCACCAGCGGAGGAATCGGAGCTAAGTATTTTGGTTTAGGTGGTGCTGTGGAATATAGAGTAGACCGTGTTACTATTTACTTAAGGGCAGTTTCTGTTAAAACTGGGACTGTTTTAAAAACTGTTCAGGCAACTAAGGTGATTCTATCAAAAGAGATAACAGCTGGGATTTTTAGATATGTAAGGTTGAACCGTCTTTTAGAGGCTGAAGCAGGAATTGCAGCCAATGAGCCGGTAGAAATGGCTGTTCAGGAGGCGATAGAAAAAGCTGTTTATGATATGATAATTGAGGGATATAAAATTGGATTATGGGAACCTGAAAATCAAGAAGAATTTAAAAAGAGATTAGAAAAATATCATGCACAACTTCAGAAAATTAAAGAAAGAACAAATGAAAATGTATTAGAATAA
- a CDS encoding CsgE family curli-type amyloid fiber assembly protein yields the protein MKKRIFFIIVFLSLLLSNVSAQKEEITGLIFDHTKSKIGRTFYDEFVKNWSPPSGLDIFNITIEEWVDPKFGSVITIKIDDTILYQNLVQPREEDIELKVKEALEVVTRFLLNLEKYKKQLEMESKIL from the coding sequence ATGAAAAAAAGAATTTTTTTTATCATAGTTTTTCTTTCGCTGCTTTTATCAAATGTTTCAGCTCAAAAAGAAGAAATTACAGGTTTAATTTTTGATCATACTAAATCTAAAATAGGTAGAACTTTTTATGATGAGTTTGTCAAAAACTGGAGTCCTCCCTCAGGATTAGATATCTTTAACATAACCATAGAAGAGTGGGTAGATCCTAAATTTGGAAGTGTAATAACTATAAAAATTGATGACACCATTCTTTATCAAAATTTGGTTCAACCAAGAGAAGAAGATATAGAGTTAAAGGTAAAAGAAGCTTTGGAAGTAGTTACAAGATTTCTTTTAAATTTAGAAAAATACAAGAAACAATTAGAAATGGAATCGAAAATTTTATAA
- a CDS encoding protein NO VEIN domain-containing protein, translated as MKSIQIDSIIRGPFWQEDLRVKSFIPFNENYFKLEAIGVKTRQYYDPILSCEDLEKIQVVKEESFSFSADGERVFLCLESIRIRNAFQFDPLYAINVSKIDPLPHQIDAIYHYILKNPRIRFLLADDPGAGKTIMAGLLIKELKYRGLVERILIVVPGHLKDQWLREMKERFHENFTVVNRGTMNSEWGRNIFLERNQVIISMDFAKQEDVMFALKDSRWDLCIVDEAHKMSAYKYGEKISKTQRYHFGELISSITNYLLFLTATPHRGDPENFRLLLDLLEPGFFATTEMLAESIENKDNPLFLRRLKEDLKDFNGAPLFPPRKVETIKYYLSDDEKVLYNAVTEYVEKYFNKAIEKEKRNVAFALTILQRRLASSVRAVRKSLERRHKRLKELYEKGLLISEADYDETSIEDLEERERWKEEEELLEKLTSSETLEELKQEIDKLEELVQLAKNVEKKEIETKLNELKKVIDAEKIQDSKIKLLIFTESKDTLEYLVEKLRSWGYSVTFIHGGMNLDARIKAEADFRNETQIMVSTEAGGEGINLQFCWLMVNYDIPWNPNRLEQRMGRIHRYGQQHEVHIYNLVAVDTREGRILARLFEKLSQIKEHLGSDRVFDVIGEILVGKNLKDLILDAIANRRTMEDILKDLELIPDNEAIERVKQTTLEALATRHIDLTKILGEQRIAKENRLVPEYVEEFFKRAAKLLNIRMEKGRDGLWRITSVPFEVRNQPHSFKVKFGEIYKEYSKISFDKEQAFRSQAEFVAMGHPLLEGVIETILNHYSKDLARGATFMDPEGKKQGYIWFLESEIRDGRNEIAGKRLFAVYQNNDGKLSFINPAVIWDLKPLNENSMQISTENPDENAVKYFVIGQGLENYKKELLERRQKEAEVKRKYGIRSLESMIFESETKIAEYETRKLKGENIPDVIIQNEIRKKEDLQRKKERLEKEIEADIHLHFTEPKILGVIRVVPQKLEADMVSDEEIEKIGMDVVMEFERKNGRIPEDVSSQNLGYDIRSYDEKGNYRYIEVKARAKEGAIALTPNEWLMAQRLKDEYWIYIVTDAASNPRLYLIQNPAEKIEPQPLVDIVRYLVKDWKKSASEVLNE; from the coding sequence ATGAAATCGATTCAAATTGACAGTATTATCAGAGGTCCGTTCTGGCAGGAAGATTTAAGGGTAAAGTCATTCATACCATTCAACGAAAATTACTTTAAACTTGAAGCTATTGGAGTTAAAACAAGACAATACTATGATCCAATTCTTTCATGCGAAGATTTGGAAAAAATTCAGGTTGTCAAGGAAGAATCTTTTTCATTTTCAGCTGATGGTGAAAGAGTATTTCTTTGCCTTGAATCAATTAGAATAAGAAATGCCTTTCAATTTGACCCACTATATGCAATAAATGTTTCTAAGATTGATCCACTTCCCCATCAAATAGATGCTATATATCACTATATATTAAAAAATCCTCGTATTAGATTTTTGCTTGCAGATGACCCAGGAGCTGGAAAAACGATAATGGCAGGTCTTCTTATCAAAGAACTTAAATATCGTGGTTTAGTGGAGCGAATTCTCATTGTTGTTCCAGGACATCTTAAAGACCAGTGGCTTAGAGAAATGAAAGAAAGGTTTCACGAAAATTTTACAGTTGTAAACAGAGGCACCATGAATTCAGAGTGGGGCAGAAATATATTTCTTGAAAGAAACCAGGTAATAATATCTATGGATTTTGCAAAACAGGAAGATGTAATGTTTGCTCTTAAAGATTCAAGATGGGACCTGTGTATTGTAGATGAAGCCCATAAAATGTCTGCCTACAAATATGGAGAAAAAATAAGCAAAACTCAAAGATACCATTTTGGAGAGCTTATTTCCTCCATTACAAACTATTTACTGTTTCTTACGGCAACTCCACATAGAGGAGATCCAGAAAACTTTCGACTACTTCTTGACCTTTTAGAACCAGGATTTTTTGCCACCACAGAGATGCTTGCAGAATCTATTGAAAATAAGGATAATCCTCTATTTTTAAGAAGACTCAAAGAAGATTTAAAAGATTTCAACGGTGCTCCACTTTTTCCACCAAGAAAAGTAGAAACTATTAAATATTATCTTTCAGATGATGAAAAGGTGCTCTACAATGCTGTAACAGAATATGTTGAAAAATACTTTAATAAAGCAATTGAAAAAGAAAAACGCAATGTTGCCTTTGCTCTTACAATTCTTCAGCGCCGTCTTGCATCAAGTGTAAGAGCTGTTAGAAAATCTCTTGAAAGAAGACATAAAAGACTAAAAGAACTATATGAAAAAGGTCTGCTTATATCCGAAGCAGATTATGATGAGACCTCTATAGAAGATTTAGAGGAAAGAGAGAGATGGAAAGAAGAAGAGGAACTTCTTGAAAAACTCACCTCTTCTGAGACCTTAGAAGAATTAAAGCAGGAGATTGATAAACTTGAAGAATTAGTACAACTTGCAAAAAACGTAGAAAAAAAGGAAATTGAAACCAAACTTAATGAACTTAAAAAAGTCATTGATGCAGAAAAAATTCAGGACTCAAAAATAAAACTTCTCATATTTACAGAATCCAAAGACACTCTGGAATATCTCGTGGAAAAATTAAGGTCATGGGGTTACTCTGTTACATTCATTCATGGTGGGATGAATCTTGATGCAAGAATCAAAGCAGAGGCTGATTTTAGAAATGAGACACAGATAATGGTTTCAACTGAGGCAGGTGGAGAAGGTATAAATCTTCAATTTTGCTGGTTAATGGTAAACTACGATATTCCGTGGAATCCTAACCGTTTAGAACAGAGAATGGGAAGAATTCATCGCTATGGACAGCAACATGAAGTTCACATATACAATCTTGTAGCAGTTGATACAAGAGAAGGTAGAATACTTGCAAGACTTTTTGAAAAACTCTCCCAGATAAAAGAACATCTTGGTTCAGACAGGGTATTTGATGTAATCGGTGAGATTCTGGTTGGGAAAAATCTTAAAGATCTTATTCTTGATGCAATTGCCAATCGCAGAACAATGGAAGATATTCTAAAAGATCTGGAGCTAATTCCAGATAATGAAGCCATTGAAAGAGTAAAGCAAACAACCTTAGAGGCTCTTGCAACCAGACACATAGACCTTACAAAAATTTTAGGTGAACAAAGAATAGCAAAGGAAAACAGACTTGTTCCTGAGTATGTGGAGGAGTTTTTCAAAAGAGCTGCCAAGCTTCTCAATATAAGGATGGAAAAAGGAAGAGATGGCCTCTGGCGAATTACCAGTGTGCCCTTTGAGGTTCGGAATCAACCTCATAGTTTTAAGGTAAAATTTGGAGAAATCTATAAAGAGTATTCAAAAATCTCTTTTGACAAAGAACAGGCATTTAGATCTCAGGCTGAATTTGTTGCAATGGGACATCCTCTATTAGAAGGGGTTATTGAGACAATTCTTAATCATTACTCTAAAGATCTTGCACGTGGAGCCACCTTTATGGATCCAGAAGGAAAAAAACAGGGCTATATCTGGTTCTTGGAGTCAGAAATAAGAGATGGAAGAAATGAAATTGCAGGGAAGAGACTTTTTGCAGTTTATCAGAATAATGATGGTAAACTTTCATTCATTAATCCTGCTGTTATATGGGATTTAAAACCTCTCAATGAAAACTCTATGCAAATATCAACAGAAAATCCAGATGAAAATGCAGTTAAATATTTTGTTATAGGACAGGGACTTGAAAATTACAAAAAAGAGCTTTTAGAAAGACGCCAGAAAGAAGCTGAAGTAAAGAGAAAATATGGAATTCGTTCACTTGAGTCAATGATTTTTGAATCAGAGACCAAAATCGCTGAGTATGAAACGAGAAAACTAAAAGGGGAAAACATCCCTGATGTTATAATTCAAAATGAGATTAGAAAAAAGGAAGATTTACAACGTAAAAAAGAGCGATTAGAAAAAGAAATTGAAGCAGATATCCATTTACATTTTACAGAGCCAAAAATATTGGGTGTCATAAGAGTTGTTCCTCAAAAATTAGAGGCAGACATGGTTAGTGATGAAGAAATTGAAAAGATTGGTATGGATGTGGTAATGGAATTTGAGCGAAAAAATGGAAGAATTCCTGAAGATGTATCTTCACAGAATTTAGGCTATGATATTCGTTCTTATGATGAAAAAGGAAATTATCGCTACATTGAAGTAAAAGCAAGGGCAAAGGAAGGTGCAATAGCCCTTACGCCAAATGAATGGCTTATGGCACAAAGGCTTAAAGATGAATACTGGATTTATATTGTTACAGATGCAGCTTCTAATCCCAGGCTCTATCTTATTCAGAATCCTGCTGAAAAAATTGAACCACAACCATTGGTTGATATTGTCAGATATTTAGTAAAAGATTGGAAGAAAAGTGCCAGTGAGGTATTGAATGAATAA